A genomic segment from Pediococcus acidilactici encodes:
- a CDS encoding MerR family transcriptional regulator, whose translation MANYSTGELAKKVGVSIRTVQYYDRRQLLSPAKLSEAGRRVYTDHELEQLELITFLKSLGLSLNNIKELLNSPNFEEVLQTLLDQEQLHLKQKIKQHEATLKTIGQLQRWLTNEIPVTPNSFLGIEEAIRRRNLTRKRTALVIFGVLVDILEIIIIWYGVTNNNWWAMLVAFCPIIIAVAMAVFAYYRSVEYVCPQCKAYFRPPFGEFFWAKHSPKTRWLKCPECEHAGYCVEI comes from the coding sequence ATGGCTAACTATTCTACTGGTGAACTAGCCAAAAAAGTTGGGGTAAGTATCCGCACGGTCCAGTATTATGACCGGCGGCAGCTACTCTCCCCCGCTAAACTTTCAGAAGCCGGTCGCCGTGTTTACACCGACCACGAGTTGGAACAGCTCGAATTAATTACTTTCTTAAAATCACTTGGGCTCTCTTTAAACAACATCAAAGAACTTTTAAATAGTCCTAATTTTGAAGAAGTGCTGCAAACATTGCTCGACCAAGAACAATTACATTTGAAACAAAAAATCAAACAACACGAAGCTACTTTGAAAACTATTGGTCAACTACAGCGTTGGTTAACCAACGAAATTCCCGTTACTCCCAATTCCTTCCTTGGGATTGAGGAAGCCATTCGGCGGCGTAACCTAACCAGGAAACGGACCGCACTAGTTATTTTTGGGGTTCTGGTTGATATTTTAGAGATAATCATCATTTGGTACGGAGTTACTAATAATAATTGGTGGGCAATGCTGGTCGCATTCTGCCCCATTATTATAGCGGTTGCGATGGCAGTGTTCGCGTACTATCGTTCGGTGGAGTACGTGTGCCCCCAATGTAAAGCGTACTTCAGACCACCCTTTGGTGAATTTTTCTGGGCAAAGCATTCACCAAAAACTCGCTGGTTAAAATGTCCTGAATGTGAACACGCGGGATATTGCGTGGAGATTTAG
- a CDS encoding carboxymuconolactone decarboxylase family protein translates to MAKKQTAGREQLGDLAPKFAELNDDVLFGEVWSRESQLSARDRSMITCASLLTQGAFPQLEAHLKMAKANGVTKEEMVELITHLAFYAGWPKAWSAFGLVKQIFD, encoded by the coding sequence ATGGCAAAAAAACAAACGGCTGGGCGTGAACAACTAGGTGATTTGGCGCCTAAATTTGCCGAACTAAATGACGACGTTTTATTCGGAGAAGTTTGGTCACGAGAAAGTCAACTTTCCGCGCGCGATCGGAGCATGATTACCTGTGCAAGCTTATTAACCCAGGGGGCTTTTCCCCAATTGGAAGCCCATTTGAAAATGGCTAAAGCTAATGGGGTAACTAAAGAAGAAATGGTGGAACTAATTACCCACCTTGCGTTTTACGCGGGATGGCCCAAAGCTTGGTCGGCATTTGGGTTAGTAAAACAAATTTTTGATTAG
- a CDS encoding cupin domain-containing protein has product MKNEEIKKGVIFPAGPKNDAYAKYFVGQSYLQNLVADPEVNVGVGNVTFEPGCRNNWHIHHDGFQILLVTGGEGWYQEEGKPAQRLKPGDVVVTHDGIKHWHGATKDSWFSHVAITAGTPEWLEPVSEQQYEAIGEE; this is encoded by the coding sequence ATGAAAAATGAAGAAATTAAAAAAGGGGTAATTTTTCCTGCGGGTCCCAAAAACGATGCGTACGCAAAGTATTTTGTTGGGCAAAGCTATTTACAGAATTTGGTAGCTGATCCAGAAGTTAATGTAGGTGTGGGAAACGTAACTTTTGAACCAGGATGCCGTAACAATTGGCATATTCACCATGATGGTTTCCAAATTTTATTAGTTACCGGTGGTGAAGGATGGTATCAAGAAGAGGGAAAACCTGCCCAACGGCTTAAGCCTGGGGACGTGGTGGTAACCCATGACGGAATAAAACACTGGCATGGTGCAACGAAAGATAGCTGGTTTAGTCACGTTGCGATTACTGCTGGAACTCCAGAATGGTTAGAACCCGTTAGTGAACAACAATATGAAGCAATAGGGGAGGAATAA
- a CDS encoding LysR family transcriptional regulator gives MEIRTLKYFWTIAEEGTISKAAETLHITQPTLSRQLRELENELGTSLFIRGRRKLQLTDAGLFLKTRAEEILQLTQQTSLEFENRRKQLFSGHVTIGCVEADNSDTLALILENFVQDYPQVTFTIYSGTSDDITTRLDKGLLDVAVLLKPIATEKYGEITLPRTERWGLLVAEDSFLAQKEAIQPADLPEIPLFIAGRPEVQQLVTEWSGLDYAQLNVVGNFNLIFNVLALVKRQVGHVFGIEGATSQIHPEGVKFLPLQPELKTNCVLAWRRERNLTPVVNEFINYFRNAFEA, from the coding sequence ATGGAAATTCGAACGCTTAAATATTTTTGGACGATTGCTGAAGAAGGGACCATTTCTAAGGCCGCGGAAACTCTGCACATTACGCAGCCCACGCTTAGCCGGCAATTAAGGGAATTGGAAAACGAATTAGGAACGTCGCTCTTTATCCGTGGAAGGCGCAAATTGCAGTTAACTGATGCGGGACTGTTTTTGAAGACCCGTGCGGAAGAGATTCTCCAACTAACACAACAAACCAGCCTGGAATTTGAAAATCGGCGGAAACAACTATTTAGTGGTCACGTCACGATTGGCTGTGTAGAAGCCGACAATTCGGATACCCTGGCTTTAATTTTAGAAAATTTTGTGCAAGATTATCCCCAGGTAACCTTCACGATTTATAGCGGTACTAGCGATGACATCACTACTCGTCTGGATAAGGGCCTTTTGGATGTGGCGGTATTATTAAAGCCAATTGCGACCGAGAAGTATGGTGAAATCACCCTCCCCCGCACTGAAAGATGGGGACTCCTGGTCGCCGAAGATTCATTTTTAGCACAAAAGGAAGCCATCCAACCAGCGGACTTACCGGAAATTCCCCTCTTCATTGCGGGCCGTCCCGAAGTTCAACAGCTGGTTACGGAATGGAGCGGGCTTGATTACGCTCAATTAAATGTGGTGGGTAACTTCAATCTGATTTTCAACGTGTTGGCTTTAGTTAAACGACAAGTTGGGCACGTTTTTGGGATTGAGGGCGCCACTTCGCAGATTCATCCGGAAGGGGTTAAATTTTTACCGTTGCAACCGGAACTAAAAACTAATTGTGTATTAGCTTGGCGCCGGGAACGAAATTTAACTCCGGTGGTTAACGAATTTATCAATTATTTTAGGAATGCCTTTGAAGCATAG